A section of the Tachysurus fulvidraco isolate hzauxx_2018 chromosome 7, HZAU_PFXX_2.0, whole genome shotgun sequence genome encodes:
- the LOC113660663 gene encoding uncharacterized protein LOC113660663 isoform X2 yields the protein MISGPGSRLCLFEATETHSLSLEEFFHIPDTEDCLPDIQVHEPYLQLPPAASHSDPSAAVPVTCTYLHAAADGQLDTCTWESKDLRSPHGDAQSQSDSEECEETPEEVEVPFISCHLSQRGVTEVGVKLPALRQAFATLLASTHNQNFLIVAGKKIVMRLAAANNKEARHVRLAYEALIQFLRTPSNQESIAAELSAAKIHHYNFVDVFYELLVFGYVINGSEPQTFAGAFLEQLIALVNMWDSDVWEPAAALCFAEVIDQLKELFDDLFALPRDLYSDPAALAPAVRQLLLQHVQLLKDTLETL from the exons ATGATCAGTGGTCCAGGGAGTCGGCTCTGCCTATTTGAGGCCACAGAGACCCACAGCTTGAGTCTCGAG GAATTCTTTCACATCCCTGACACTGAGGACTGTCTTCCTGACATACAG GTCCATGAGCCGTACCTTCAGCTGCCTCCCGCCGCATCGCACAGCGACCCTTCAGCCGCCGTTCCG gTGACCTGCACGTACCTTCATGCTGCCGCAGATGGTCAGCTGGACACCTGCACTTGGGAGAGCAAAGATCTTCGGTCTCCCCACGGTGATGCACAGAGTCAGTCTGACTCTGAG GAATGTGAGGAGACCccagaggaggtggaggtgcCCTTTATTAG CTGCCATCTTTCCCAGAGAGGGGTGACTGAGGTCGGCGTGAAGCTGCCTGCTCTCCGCCAGGCATTTGCG ACGCTGCTTGCCAGCACTCACAATCAAAACTTCTTGATTGTGGCTGGGAAAAAGATTGTGATGCGACTGGCAGCAGCTAACAACAAG GAAGCACGTCACGTGCGGCTGGCCTACGAGGCTCTGATCCAATTCCTGAGGACTCCATCTAACCAGGAATCCATTGCAGCGGAGCTCTCCGCGGCCAAA ATCCACCACTACAACTTTGTGGATGTGTTTTACGAGCTGCTCGTCTTCGGATATGTTATAAACGGCTCAGAACCTCAAACA TTTGCAGGAGCATTTTTGGAGCAACTGATTGCACTCGTCAACATGTGGGACTCAGATGTGTGGGAGCCTGCAGCAGCGCTTTGTTTCGCAGAGGTTATC GACCAGCTGAAGGAGCTTTTTGACGATCTGTTTGCTCTGCCCCGGGACCTGTACTCCGACCCAGCAGCTTTAGCCCCTGCAGTTCGTCAGCTTCTCCTGCAGCATGTCCAGCTGTTGAAGGACACTTTGGAGACGCTTTGA
- the LOC113660765 gene encoding acylphosphatase-2-like → MSEETGSSGSDLCSVDFEIFGNVQGVCFRMYTERKGLNLGLVGWVKNTNKGTVVGQVQGPRNLVKEMKVWLSKEGSPSSRITRAVFKNEKSIPKLELSGFSTRF, encoded by the exons ATGTCTGAAGAAACTGGTTCAAGTGGCAGCGATCTCTGCTCTGTGGATTTTGAGATATTTGGCAATGTCCAGG GTGTCTGCTTTCGTATG tataCAGAGAGGAAGGGACTCAACCTTGGTCTGGTTGGCTGGGTGAAGAACACAAACAAGGGGACAGTTGTGGGACAGGTTCAGGGACCACGTAATCTGGTCAAAGAAAT GAAGGTATGGCTAAGTAAGGAGGGAAGCCCCAGCAGTCGTATCACTCGGGCTGTTTTCAAGAATGAGAAGTCCATCCCCAAGCTGGAGCTCTCTGGCTTCTCCACTCGGTTCTGA
- the foxg1d gene encoding forkhead box protein G1, whose translation MGDQKEVTMVQRSTSFSIKSLLLPSKSEARPAELCERSAFSAGSDSEKPRDQTRDMEQTEKSKKADDKVSDKGESGKTGKLDKPPFSYNALIMMAIRQSPEKRLTLNGIYEFIMQNFPYYREHKQGWQNSIRHNLSLNKCFVKVPRHYDDPGKGNYWMLDPSSDEVFIGGTTGKLRRRSATSRGKLAMKRGLRFAPLGFGINDRSSNPLYWQISPFLSLQPPSYNAPASGFLNHGHAYGSLIPGVDQLGNGELARPILSSSGGPLGFTNTYGMSSSPVGLIQSQHSYLGSPQQRQQPAPLHQSASPFGVSATSARSLISDTLRATLPSFSPVGSSDFPGVLSQHKRGLPHSYLN comes from the coding sequence ATGGGGGATCAGAAGGAAGTGACCATGGTCCAGAGATCCACTTCATTCAGCATCAAGAGTCTGCTGCTCCCGTCTAAAAGCGAGGCGCGTCCTGCGGAGCTGTGCGAGAGAAGCGCGTTTTCAGCAGGATCTGATTCAGAAAAACCAAGAGATCAGACAAGAGACATGGAGCAAACGGAAAAGTCAAAGAAGGCGGATGATAAAGTGAGTGATAAAGGGGAATCCGGTAAAACCGGCAAACTCGACAAGCCTCCGTTCAGCTACAACGCGCTGATTATGATGGCCATCCGCCAGAGTCCTGAGAAGCGACTAACCCTGAACGGCATCTACGAGTTCATCATGCAGAACTTTCCGTATTACCGGGAGCATAAACAAGGATGGCAGAACTCCATCCGACACAACCTGAGCCTAAACAAATGCTTTGTTAAAGTCCCAAGGCATTACGATGACCCTGGGAAAGGGAACTACTGGATGCTGGATCCTTCAAGTGACGAGGTATTTATAGGAGGGACGACTGGAAAACTCCGCCGGCGTTCAGCTACTTCACGAGGCAAGCTGGCCATGAAACGGGGTCTGCGATTTGCACCGCTCGGGTTTGGAATAAACGACAGATCGAGCAATCCTCTGTACTGGCAAATATCCCCCTTTTTATCCCTACAGCCTCCGTCTTACAACGCTCCAGCATCCGGATTTCTAAATCACGGCCATGCTTATGGTTCACTCATCCCCGGAGTGGATCAGCTTGGAAACGGTGAGCTTGCGCGGCCCATTCTCAGCTCCTCCGGTGGTCCTCTCGGTTTCACGAACACTTATGGGATGAGTTCGTCTCCGGTCGGGTTAATACAGAGTCAGCATAGTTACTTAGGAAGCCCGCAGCAGCGGCAGCAGCCCGCACCCCTACACCAAAGCGCGTCACCGTTCGGCGTCTCCGCCACTTCGGCGCGATCGCTGATCTCGGACACTCTCAGAGCCACGTTACCTTCTTTCAGCCCCGTAGGATCAAGCGACTTCCCCGGAGTTTTATCTCAGCACAAAAGGGGCCTTCCTCATTCATATTTAAACTGA
- the LOC113660663 gene encoding uncharacterized protein LOC113660663 isoform X1: protein MDFRRFLPGLKTWNVHEIACAAGLIAVCARAGYLVYRHLRRQRAPPDHPQLRPESVNVVRDPPPSVLQVIEPKVQLPPTESHHDTSSVALISQHPSACELNRACGDDQLLSTNSFSSQSESVDINRDFLEMISGPGSRLCLFEATETHSLSLEEFFHIPDTEDCLPDIQVHEPYLQLPPAASHSDPSAAVPVTCTYLHAAADGQLDTCTWESKDLRSPHGDAQSQSDSEECEETPEEVEVPFISCHLSQRGVTEVGVKLPALRQAFATLLASTHNQNFLIVAGKKIVMRLAAANNKEARHVRLAYEALIQFLRTPSNQESIAAELSAAKIHHYNFVDVFYELLVFGYVINGSEPQTFAGAFLEQLIALVNMWDSDVWEPAAALCFAEVIDQLKELFDDLFALPRDLYSDPAALAPAVRQLLLQHVQLLKDTLETL, encoded by the exons aTGGATTTCAGAAGATTTCTACCTGGACTGAAGACCTGGAATGTGCACGAGATCGCCTGCGCTGCGGGGCTGAttgctgtgtgtgcgcgtgcaggATACCTTGTTTACCGGCACTTGCGGAGACAGCGCGCTCCTCCCGACCACCCACAGCTTCGTCCCG AGTCTGTTAACGTAGTGAGAGATCCTCCTCCCTCTGTcctgcag gtcaTCGAACCAAAAGTACAGCTGCCGCCCACCGAATCTCATCACGACACTTCATCTGTCGCTCTG atttCACAGCATCCCAGTGCTTGTGAGCTGAACAGAGCCTGTGGCGATGATCAGCTTTTGTCTACAAACTCCTTCAGCTCCCAGTCTGAG TCAGTGGACATTAACAGAGACTTCCTCGAGATGATCAGTGGTCCAGGGAGTCGGCTCTGCCTATTTGAGGCCACAGAGACCCACAGCTTGAGTCTCGAG GAATTCTTTCACATCCCTGACACTGAGGACTGTCTTCCTGACATACAG GTCCATGAGCCGTACCTTCAGCTGCCTCCCGCCGCATCGCACAGCGACCCTTCAGCCGCCGTTCCG gTGACCTGCACGTACCTTCATGCTGCCGCAGATGGTCAGCTGGACACCTGCACTTGGGAGAGCAAAGATCTTCGGTCTCCCCACGGTGATGCACAGAGTCAGTCTGACTCTGAG GAATGTGAGGAGACCccagaggaggtggaggtgcCCTTTATTAG CTGCCATCTTTCCCAGAGAGGGGTGACTGAGGTCGGCGTGAAGCTGCCTGCTCTCCGCCAGGCATTTGCG ACGCTGCTTGCCAGCACTCACAATCAAAACTTCTTGATTGTGGCTGGGAAAAAGATTGTGATGCGACTGGCAGCAGCTAACAACAAG GAAGCACGTCACGTGCGGCTGGCCTACGAGGCTCTGATCCAATTCCTGAGGACTCCATCTAACCAGGAATCCATTGCAGCGGAGCTCTCCGCGGCCAAA ATCCACCACTACAACTTTGTGGATGTGTTTTACGAGCTGCTCGTCTTCGGATATGTTATAAACGGCTCAGAACCTCAAACA TTTGCAGGAGCATTTTTGGAGCAACTGATTGCACTCGTCAACATGTGGGACTCAGATGTGTGGGAGCCTGCAGCAGCGCTTTGTTTCGCAGAGGTTATC GACCAGCTGAAGGAGCTTTTTGACGATCTGTTTGCTCTGCCCCGGGACCTGTACTCCGACCCAGCAGCTTTAGCCCCTGCAGTTCGTCAGCTTCTCCTGCAGCATGTCCAGCTGTTGAAGGACACTTTGGAGACGCTTTGA